The Candidatus Rokuibacteriota bacterium genome includes the window AGCGTGACCGGGAGGAGGAGCGGCCAGGTCACCCGCCAGAACCGCTGCCAGCCGTTCGCGCCGTCGATGGCCGCCGCCTCGTGAAGCTCGGGGTTGATGGTCTGCAGGCCCGCCAGGAGCGTGATCGCATAGAACGGCATGCCACGCCAGGTGTTGATGATGATGGCGCACCAGAGGGCCAGGGTAGTGTCCGAGAGCCACGGGATCTTGGTGGTGATCAGGCCCGCGTAGTAGAGAGTCCAGTTCAGCACGCTGAAGGTCGGGTCGAACATCCACCGCCAGGCAAAGGTGGAGAGCACGGTCGGGACGATAAACGGCAGCAGCATCAGGGCTCGCACCAGGCGCTTGCCCCGGAAGTGCCGGTTCAGCAGGAGGGCGAGCCACATGCCGAGGGCGAGCTTCAGGATCGTGGCCCAGAAGGTGTACGTGAACGTGTTGCCGACCGCCTGACGGAAGATCGAGTCGGTCCAGGCCTTGCGGAAGTTCTCAAATCCGACAAAGCGACCCGGCTTCCCGACGGTGGTGTCAGAGACGGACAGCCACACACCCATGACGAACGGGTAGGCGATGAAAACGCCCAGCAGCACGACCGTAGGAACCATGAGGGCAAGCGCCAGAAGACGCTCATCTTCCAAGACGGAGACGCGCTTCCATGCGCGGGAAACGACGGGGCGAGGGACAACCGTCTCGATCCTGGCGGCGTCCCCCGCCCTCCCCACGAGCGCTCGTGTTCTCCTACGCTCAGAGCCCAGCAAAAGACCTAACTCGCCTCTGGTTCCGCCGGGGGGTGTCCTGAGGGGGGTGGGGACCCCCCTCAGAGACTATGCGTAGATCTTCAGAAGCTCACCGTGGGCCCACTTCACGGCCTCTTCCGCTTTCATCCCCTGGACCGCCTTGGCGTACATGTCCACGATGATGTACTTCGTATACGACTCGGTGGCTCGGGCAGTCGCCGGCCCCGCGTGGCCGAGCGTGCGGGTGAGCCGGGCGGCCCGCTGATACATCCGCAGCGGCTTGTCGACCCTGGACCACATGGGGTGCTCTTCCCACACCTTGGTCGAGCCGACGCTGTACGCCTCATTGGCCTGGAACCACTTCTCGTAGTTTTCCTTCGCGTGCAGCCACTTGAGGAAGTCCTTGGCCAGCTTCTGGCTCTTCGAGTACTTCATCACGCTGTGCTGGAACGGCAAGTACATCGCGAACTGGCCGGCCGATCCCCCCGGAAGCGGCGCGTGCTCGATGTCCTGGACCAACGGCTGGCCCTTTTCATCCTTCAGCTTCTCCTTCTGCCGCTTGGCCACAATGTAGATGGACGCGCCGTTGAGCGTAGCGCTGATCTCTCCGGCATGGAAGGCGCGGTTGTTGTTCGTGTCGTCCCAGGCAACCCCGCCCTCGTCGCAGGCGTCCTTCCAGAAGGCCTGCATGAACTTCACCGATTCGATCGTCGCTTTGGAGTTGAGCACGACCTTCTTGCCGGTCGCGTCGACCTCCGCGCCGGCGAAGGACCAGAGGAGCGGGTAGGCAAAGGTCGGCGGATCCCCGAAGCTGTGACCGAGCGCTTGGCCGACCGGCTTGCCCTTCGCCTTAAGCTTCTTTCCAACCTGGCGCCACTGCTCCCATGTCTTGGGAAACTCCTTCACGCCGATCTCCTCGTGCCAGGAGCGCCGGTACGCCACGGTGTTGCCGGTAATCCCATGGGGGACAGCAAGCCACTTGCCCCCGACCTTTGCGGTGGCGTTGAAGACGTCGTAGAAGCCGTTCTGCGCCTTGCCGATCGGCTCCGCCACGTCCGACACATCCACGATGCCGGCGGCGTAGAGGTGCGGCCAGTTCCAGAGCATCTGGATAATGTCCGGCCCGGACCCGGATTGGATAGCGGCAGTGATGCGGGCCTGGAGGTCGTTCGCGTTGATGAACTCGAAGGTGACCTCAGCGCCGAGGGCCTTGCTCGCCTCGGGGGCCTGACGCTTCAGCTCCACGTCGGCCTCCGGGATGAAGTCCACCCACCGGAGGATGTGGAGCCTTGTTCCTTGGGCGTCGGCCGGGGCCCGGCGGGCGGACAGGATCCCCTCGAGCCCGCCCGCGGCGGCGGCGACCCCGACCGCGCCGCCAACTTTCAGGAAGGTTCGACGGTCAACGCTTGGGACCGGGGTCGTGTCACGATCCGGTGTGTCCATCTGCGTCCTCCTCCTGGTATGGGTGACGAGTGGTGGAGACCTCCCCGCGTCCAGGGGCCCGCGCCGGTCTCGGAAACCGGAGCAGACTCCCCTCCTCGGGGGGGAATCCCCGACGGCAAGGGGTAGCGCCTCCTGAAGGACGTCACAGGGCTTGGGATGATGGAGTGTCTGCCGGCCTGACGGTTTGCATCTTGATAGCACTGAACCGCCGTCGTGTCAACGGAAAACCCGCGCGCAGACGCCGCGACCCGCGGCGCCACTCACCTGTCGTAGAGGCGGCGCGACTCGCGCACTCGCCCGAGGAGGACCAGGGCTCCCGCCATCGTCGCGGCGAGACCGATCCAGGCGGCCCCGTACCCCCCGATCCGCTCGACGGCCCAGCCGAACACGGGCGGCCCGAGCGTGACGCCGAGCGAGGAGACCGCGAGCCCGAGGCCGACGGCCGTGCCCGCGGCGCGCGGCCCCGCCAGCTCGGCCAGGAGCGTGTGCTGGACGCCGTTCCAGCCGATGCCGACGAACCCGAAGCTCAAGGCCAGGAGCGAGAGCTGCCACGCCGGTGTCCCCGGGCCCGTCGCCGCGATCGCGATCGAGCAGAGCATCGACCCGCTCCCGGCGAGGAAGAGGACGATCCGGCGGCGGCCGCCGAAGAGGCGATCCGAGAGAACGCCGAAGCCGATGCGTCCCAGGATGCCCGTGACCTGGGCCTGGGCGAGGTAGCCCGCAGCGCTCACCACGGAGAGCCGCACGACCTCGTGGAGGTAGAGGACGAGGAAGCTCAGCCAGACGGTCTGGAGCACAGCGAAGATGAGCGTGGCCAGGGAGACCCACCAGAGATCCGCCGTCCCGAGGACCGTCCGGATCATTCCGGAGCCGCCGCCTCCGGATGGTCGGAGCAGATCGGGCGGATCCCGGTAGAGGATCAGCGTGGCCGCGCCCAGCACGAGGATCGAGGCGGCCGAGGCCATCACCGCCGCCCGCCATCCGATGGCCAGCCCCAGGGCCGGGAGCAGAGCTGCGCCGAGGACACCACCGAACGGAAGGCCGGTCTGCTTGAGCCCGACAGCGGTGGCGCGCTGGCGTTGCGGAAACCAGGCGATGACGGCCTTGGTGGAGGTCGGATTCAGCATGCCGTAGCCGACGCCGGCCAGGATCGTCAGGGGGACGAGGACGGCGAACGAGCGCGCAAGGGCGGCGCTGAGGAGGCCGAGCGCGATCAGTGCCTGCCCCGCCACCATCGTCCGGCGGATCCCCCAGCGGTCAGCCAGCCACCCCGCGGGGAGCGACATGAGAATCGGCCCGACATAGTAGGCGGAGAGGAAGGAGCCCGCCTGGGTGAGCGAGAGGTCCAGGTCCTCACGGATGAGCGGGGCGATCGCCGGGAGACCCATGGGCCCGATGTTGGCGACCGTCTGGACGGCGAGGATCAGGACCAGGATCCGCCAGGACGCGGTCAACGCGGATGCTTTCTCAGGTAGGCCTCGACCGCGCGGAGGTCCTCCTCGGTGTCCACGCCGATCGTCGGCTCGGAGGTCTCCGAGACGTGGACGGGGATCCCGTTCTCGAGGAAGCGGAGCTGCTCGAGCCGCTCGGCCGTCTCGAGCACCGACGGCAGGAACCGGTGGAAGGTTTCCAGCGCCTCCCGACGGTAGGCGTAGAGCCCGACGTGTTTCCAGTAGACCGCGGTGCCGGTACGGTCCCGATCGTAGGGGATCGCGTGGTGCGAGAAGTAGAGGGCATTCCCCCGGAGATCGGTCACGACCTTGTTCACGTTGGGGCTCGCGGCCTCCTCGGGCGTGGCGCGGGCCTTCAGGGTGACCACCTGGGTGTCGGGGCGTCGCTGGAACGGCTCCACCAGTGCCCGGATGTGCTCGGGCGTGATCAGCGGCTCGTCCCCCTGGATGTTGACATACACGTCAGCGGCGCGGCCGCGCGAAACTTCCCAGATGCGATCGGTCCCCGAAGGATGAGCGGGCGAGGTCATGACCGCCGGGATCGCATGACCACGACAGACGCCAGCGACCTCCTCAGAGTCCGTCGCCACCAAAAGGTCGGTCAGCAGGGGCGATTGCCCGGCGCGGCGATAGACATGGCAGAGCATCGGCAGCCCCGCGATCTCGCGGAGCACCTTCCGGGGGAGCCGGCTGGACTCGAGGCGTGCGGGGATGACGCCGAGGACGCTGAGCGAGGCCATGGCTCACCGGCTCAGCCGGGGAAAGCCTGGATGGTCCCGAGCAGCGAGGGGAACGGCGTCGGGTCGGGCGAGAACGGAAACACGACCGGCTGGGTGAGGCCGGCCTTGGCGAACTGATCGAGTCGCTGCCGGCAGAAGTCGGCCGGGCCCACGACGCCGAGGCCGTCGAGGAAGCGAGGCGAGATCTGCTTGACGGCGCCTGCCCGATCGCCGGCCTGCCAGGCCCGCCTCGCCGTCTCCACCTCGGCGCCGAAGCCGCACGCGGTGAAGAACCGGGCGTAGGCATCCACGACGCAGTAGCCCGTGATCTCGCGGGCGAGCCACTGGCGCGCGGGCGCCGGGTCGTCGGCCACCGACACGCGGATGAAGCAGGCGATCTCAAAGCCGTCCAGTTTTCGTCCCGCCCGACGGGCGCCGATCTCGACCTGTCTGATCGACTCGGGGATCGCCTCGGGCGGGATCCAGTTCAGGAGCACGCCGTCCGCGATCTCACCCGCGAGCTGGAGCATCTTGGGTCCGAGCGCGCCGAGGTAGATCCGGACCGGCTGGGGCGGCGGCGGGATCAGGAGGCGGAAGTTCTTGAGCCGGTAGAACTCGCCCTCGAAGGTCACTCGCTCGCCGGCGAGCACCATCCGGATGATTGCAACCGCCTCCCTAAGCTGAGCCAGCGGCTTCCGGAAAGGCAACCCGTGCCACTGTTTCACGATGATCTCGCTCGAGACGCCGAGGCCCAGCGCGATCCGGCCTGGCGCCAGGCTGCCCAGCGTCGCGGCGGTGATCCCCAGGACGATCGGGCTCCGGGTCTGCACCGGGATGACCCCGGTTGCGATCTCGAGGCGCCTGGTATTCGTGGCCAGAAGCGTCATGGTGGTGACCGCGTCCGGGCCGCCGACCTCGGCGGTCCACGCCGCGTCGTAGCCGCGGGCCTCCGCTTCCTGGGCGAGCCCCAGGTGGTCGGCGAACGGCATCGGGTTGGAAAAGGGGATAGCCACCCCGAGACGGGTCATAGAAATCCTCGGAGGGGGGCTTCGCCCCCCTTCCGAACCTCCCCCGTGGCAGTTCGAGCCGCGGGGCTCCCGACGAGCCGCAGGCGAGGAGAGCCACGAGGCGAGGCCCGAGTAGATTGCGCGGGCAAAGCCCGCGCTCGATCTTCGGCGGGGGCCTCGACGGCCCCCTCCGACACCTCCCCCATCGCTTGCGCGGGCAAAGCCCGCGCTCGAAAGGGGCGCGCGTGGCAGTTCACGACGATGGCGGACACGTTCCTACTCCACCGTGATGGCGTCACGGGCGGCTTTAGCCGCGGCCGTCATGAACCTGAGATCGCCGAGGATCCCCATGAAGCGCCACCCCTCACGGATCCGACGGTTCAGGTTCTCGGGAGTGGCGCAGTGGATCCCGGCGGGGACGCCGTGGCGCTGCGCGGACCGGAGGATGGTCTGCACCGCCTCCTCGAACTCCGTGTGGGTCGGCTCGAGCGACGGCGTGAGCCCCATGGAGGCGCAGAGGTCGTTGGGGCCGATGTAGCACGCATCGACGTCGGGCACGGACAGGATGTCGTCGATCTTTCGCACCCCGTCGATGTGCTCGATCTGGAGCACGACGACGATCTCGTCGTTCGCCTTCTGGAAGTAGGTCGCGGGATCGGTCTTGAAGGAGAGCGCGTGGCGACCGCCTCCCAGGCTCCGGATCCCCTTGGGCGGGTACTTGGCGGCCTGGACGACCAGCTCCGCCTCTTCCCGGTCCCTCACATTGGGCGCGACGAACCCCCAGGCTCCCGCGTCGAGGACGCGCTTGATGTTCTCCTCGTTGTTCCACGGGACGCGGGCCATGGGCGCGACGGCGAAGCGGCCGATCGCCTGGAACATGGTGGCCAGCGCGTGCAAGTCGATGGGACTGTGCTCGGTGTCCACGACGAGCCAGTCGAAGCCGAGGGCCGCGAGCGCCTCCGCTGCGATCGGGTCTCCCAGGTTCAGCCACGTGCCCACCACGGCCTTGCCGTCCT containing:
- a CDS encoding MFS transporter; its protein translation is MTASWRILVLILAVQTVANIGPMGLPAIAPLIREDLDLSLTQAGSFLSAYYVGPILMSLPAGWLADRWGIRRTMVAGQALIALGLLSAALARSFAVLVPLTILAGVGYGMLNPTSTKAVIAWFPQRQRATAVGLKQTGLPFGGVLGAALLPALGLAIGWRAAVMASAASILVLGAATLILYRDPPDLLRPSGGGGSGMIRTVLGTADLWWVSLATLIFAVLQTVWLSFLVLYLHEVVRLSVVSAAGYLAQAQVTGILGRIGFGVLSDRLFGGRRRIVLFLAGSGSMLCSIAIAATGPGTPAWQLSLLALSFGFVGIGWNGVQHTLLAELAGPRAAGTAVGLGLAVSSLGVTLGPPVFGWAVERIGGYGAAWIGLAATMAGALVLLGRVRESRRLYDR
- the kdsB gene encoding 3-deoxy-manno-octulosonate cytidylyltransferase, translated to MASLSVLGVIPARLESSRLPRKVLREIAGLPMLCHVYRRAGQSPLLTDLLVATDSEEVAGVCRGHAIPAVMTSPAHPSGTDRIWEVSRGRAADVYVNIQGDEPLITPEHIRALVEPFQRRPDTQVVTLKARATPEEAASPNVNKVVTDLRGNALYFSHHAIPYDRDRTGTAVYWKHVGLYAYRREALETFHRFLPSVLETAERLEQLRFLENGIPVHVSETSEPTIGVDTEEDLRAVEAYLRKHPR
- a CDS encoding LLM class flavin-dependent oxidoreductase; translated protein: MTRLGVAIPFSNPMPFADHLGLAQEAEARGYDAAWTAEVGGPDAVTTMTLLATNTRRLEIATGVIPVQTRSPIVLGITAATLGSLAPGRIALGLGVSSEIIVKQWHGLPFRKPLAQLREAVAIIRMVLAGERVTFEGEFYRLKNFRLLIPPPPQPVRIYLGALGPKMLQLAGEIADGVLLNWIPPEAIPESIRQVEIGARRAGRKLDGFEIACFIRVSVADDPAPARQWLAREITGYCVVDAYARFFTACGFGAEVETARRAWQAGDRAGAVKQISPRFLDGLGVVGPADFCRQRLDQFAKAGLTQPVVFPFSPDPTPFPSLLGTIQAFPG
- a CDS encoding extracellular solute-binding protein; this translates as MDTPDRDTTPVPSVDRRTFLKVGGAVGVAAAAGGLEGILSARRAPADAQGTRLHILRWVDFIPEADVELKRQAPEASKALGAEVTFEFINANDLQARITAAIQSGSGPDIIQMLWNWPHLYAAGIVDVSDVAEPIGKAQNGFYDVFNATAKVGGKWLAVPHGITGNTVAYRRSWHEEIGVKEFPKTWEQWRQVGKKLKAKGKPVGQALGHSFGDPPTFAYPLLWSFAGAEVDATGKKVVLNSKATIESVKFMQAFWKDACDEGGVAWDDTNNNRAFHAGEISATLNGASIYIVAKRQKEKLKDEKGQPLVQDIEHAPLPGGSAGQFAMYLPFQHSVMKYSKSQKLAKDFLKWLHAKENYEKWFQANEAYSVGSTKVWEEHPMWSRVDKPLRMYQRAARLTRTLGHAGPATARATESYTKYIIVDMYAKAVQGMKAEEAVKWAHGELLKIYA
- a CDS encoding sugar ABC transporter permease produces the protein MVPTVVLLGVFIAYPFVMGVWLSVSDTTVGKPGRFVGFENFRKAWTDSIFRQAVGNTFTYTFWATILKLALGMWLALLLNRHFRGKRLVRALMLLPFIVPTVLSTFAWRWMFDPTFSVLNWTLYYAGLITTKIPWLSDTTLALWCAIIINTWRGMPFYAITLLAGLQTINPELHEAAAIDGANGWQRFWRVTWPLLLPVTLVVVLFSVIQTFADFQLIYVLTGGGPANSTHLFATYAYQVGVATGLLGEGAAISLAMFPVLFLIVVLQLWYIRRVERT
- a CDS encoding 2-dehydro-3-deoxyglucarate aldolase, encoding MLANPVKRRLKDGKAVVGTWLNLGDPIAAEALAALGFDWLVVDTEHSPIDLHALATMFQAIGRFAVAPMARVPWNNEENIKRVLDAGAWGFVAPNVRDREEAELVVQAAKYPPKGIRSLGGGRHALSFKTDPATYFQKANDEIVVVLQIEHIDGVRKIDDILSVPDVDACYIGPNDLCASMGLTPSLEPTHTEFEEAVQTILRSAQRHGVPAGIHCATPENLNRRIREGWRFMGILGDLRFMTAAAKAARDAITVE